From one Rhopalosiphum padi isolate XX-2018 chromosome 2, ASM2088224v1, whole genome shotgun sequence genomic stretch:
- the LOC132920302 gene encoding ephrin type-A receptor 2-like gives MSTDKMQCKCGLWCAFLVILAVSAISAAQLIKDDLMVVIPTSMPADDGRTTTDYRRQRNATSKPVVGALRRTPMPTLRRGGTGLVSLDTLPDTDETSMPRVKKKIKHKRTWDEPEAQGSEVRNATSKRPDRIKTRRRLLVPSSSTARALRTAAVSSLQEDPYYDFGKKIRGPPQPSSPQSTVDGLGTPSDSETRTSLRLPVVVQQVLDATPRTRALPPPPHNRNHSTAATTRRPTENSAASAAAAECLYPRFTRRNNKSRARRDVRCLPESDVRTTRILSTVVTSVSVKGSPQKRNDSTAEPDQHPIENHRLYTNSGSDATGAYNFGPTTTSSEPAIAVSAYPKYLRNRYRNISLPEYLEITKVNQRRLNGTTLAGIASIASTTASTTTVSTTATTLTVTTASDLSSPDRPVVGTTETSDASTTGDRSSTDTSQPPPTDLQDFIYLNNGTSEAPVDDIATDVAATIASTIAVDTAVEARQRRPLLQRSNVTRPSTEHDVGVVYPDGLATSVYFLTFLAIVPLVLVIVFAFKLAMRRKKKKVFDSSEYSSEYNRSPLDFNTITSSPITTKLPRVPQHIVWDAEKAPVVPVPTGNSHWEFPREKLRLQTILGQGNFGQVWKAEADDISGHEGLTRLVAVKMVKEDAASREREDLIRELSIMQHLGSHPNVVTLLGCCTEKEPYLLIMEYVMYGKLLAFLRDRRTRSHYFNFSDSTASLTSRDLTMFAYCVARGMDFLVSKKIVHRDLAARNVLVDHNKLCKIADFGMSRNVRDTNQIYEQRHTKGALPIRWMAPESLHYSIFTYKTDVWSFGVLMWEIVTLGSTPYCTMGAREVMRRVREGYRLDKPAHCRSELFRVITKCWAADPSKRPTFAELKQELGALLENPEFEGSYVDLESLVDESDSNAKDRQ, from the exons ATGATTTGATGGTGGTGATTCCTACCAGCATGCCGGCTGACGATGGGCGAACCACGACCGACTATCGACGGCAGCGCAACGCAACCTCTAAGCCGGTGGTCGGCGCTCTCAGGAGAACACCGATGCCAACACTTCGCCGAGGAGGAACCGGATTGGTTTCGCTGGACACGCTGCCGGACACCGACGAGACGTCGATGCCCCGGGTTAAGAAGAAGATCAAACACAAACGGACGTGGGATGAACCCGAGGCCCAAGGATCGGAAGTGCGAAACGCCACGTCCAAGAGACCGGACCGAATCAAGACCCGTAGGAGGTTATTAGTACCGTCGTCGAGCACAGCCAGGGCACTTCGAACAGCGGCCGTGTCGTCCCTGCAAGAAGACCCGTACTACGACTTCGGCAAAAAGATCAGAGGCCCACCGCAGCCGTCGTCCCCACAATCCACCGTAGACGGACTCGGCACGCCATCTGACTCAGAGACTAGAACGTCGCTCAGGTTGCCGGTGGTCGTCCAGCAAGTGCTGGACGCCACGCCCCGAACCAGAGCGCTACCACCACCTCCACATAACCGCAACCATAGTACTGCGGCAACGACCAGGCGACCCACGGAGAACTCGGCTGCGTCGGCAGCGGCAGCGGAGTGCCTGTATCCTAGATTCACCAGACGGAACAACAAATCGCGAGCTCGAAGAGACGTGCGGTGCTTGCCGGAATCGGACGTCAGGACCACGAGGATATTGTCGACCGTTGTCACGTCCGTGTCGGTGAAGGGTAGCCCGCAGAAAAGAAACGACTCTACTGCCGAGCCCGATCAACATCCCATCGAGAATCACCGTCTGTATACCAACAGTGGCAGCGACGCGACCGGCGCGTACAATTTCGGGCCGACTACGACGAGTTCGGAACCTGCGATCGCCGTGTCGGCGTACCCGAAATACCTCCGAAACCGGTACCGAAACATTTCGCTGCCCGAATACTTGGAGATCACCAAAGTCAACCAGAGACGGTTGAACGGCACGACTTTGGCTGGAATTGCGTCCATAGCATCCACCACTGCTTCCACCACCACCGTATCAACAACAGCCACCACTCTCACAGTTACGACAGCTTCCGATCTGTCGTCCCCGGATCGTCCAGTCGTCGGCACAACAGAAACGTCGGACGCGTCCACTACCGGCGACCGGTCTTCCACCGACACCTCTCAGCCGCCGCCCACCGACTTGCAAGATTTCATCTACCTGAACAACGGTACGTCGGAAGCACCTGTCGACGATATTGCCACCGACGTCGCCGCCACGATCGCCTCCACAATTGCGGTGGACACTGCCGTCGAAGCCCGCCAGAGGAGGCCGCTGCTACAGCGCAGCAACGTCACCAGACCCTCAACCGAACACGACGTTGGCGTGGTGTACCCGGATGGACTAGCCACTTCCGTTTACTTTTTAACGTTTTTAGCCATCGTGCCGTTGGTGTTGGTGATTGTATTCGCGTTCAAGCTGGCTATGCGGCGAAAAAAGAAGAAGGTGTTCGACAGTTCGGAATATTCGTCCGAATACAATCGCAGCCCGCTAGACTTCAATACGATCACTTCATCGCCAATCACCACCAAACTTCCCAGGGTGCCGCAGCACATCGTATGGGACGCTGAGAAGGCGCCCGTCGTCCCGGTGCCCACGGGCAACAGCCACTGGGAGTTCCCCCGGGAAAAGCTGCGGCTCCAGACCATATTGGGCCAAGGCAATTTTGGCCAAGTGTGGAAGGCCGAGGCGGACGACATTAGCGGACACGAGGGCCTAACCAGGCTGGTTGCCGTGAAAATGGTCAAGGAGGACGCAGCGTCCCGAGAGAGAGAAGATCTGATCAGAGAGCTGAGTATTATGCAACATCTCGGGTCGCATCCGAACGTCGTCACGTTGCTGGGATGCTGTACGGAGAAAG AACCGTATTTACTGATCATGGAGTACGTTATGTACGGTAAACTATTGGCGTTCCTCAGAGACCGACGGACACGAtcgcattattttaattttagcgaCTCTACTGCTTCGCTCACGTCTAGAGATTTAACCATGTTTGCCTATTGCGTAGCACGAGGAATGGATTTTCTAGTCTCGAAAAAA aTAGTACACAGAGACTTGGCCGCGAGAAACGTATTGGTtgaccataataaattatgcaaaataGCCGATTTTGGTATGTCTCGCAATGTTCGCGACACTAACCAGATTTACGAACAAAGGCATACAAAG GGTGCTTTGCCTATCCGTTGGATGGCTCCGGAGTCGTTGCACTATAGTATATTCACATACAAGACTGACGTGTGGAGTTTTGGTGTACTAATGTGGGAAATTGTCACTCTAG GTTCAACCCCTTACTGCACAATGGGTGCACGCGAAGTAATGAGACGTGTGCGTGAAGGCTATAGACTTGACAAACCAGCGCATTGTCGATCCGAATTGTTCAGGGTGATCACCAAGTGTTGGGCGGCCGACCCGTCTAAGCGACCCACGTTCGCCGAGTTGAAACAAGAGCTAGGCGCACTCCTGGAAAACCCAGAATTCGAGGGCAGCTACGTGGACCTGGAGAGCCTCGTCGATGAGTCGGACAGTAACGCCAAggatagacaataa